Proteins found in one Paenibacillus thermoaerophilus genomic segment:
- the queE gene encoding 7-carboxy-7-deazaguanine synthase QueE, with amino-acid sequence MSKIPVIEIFGPTIQGEGSVIGVKTMFVRTYGCDYRCAWCDSAFTWDGSAKDQVRMLEASEIVSELAALAAGNFEWVTISGGNPALIGQPIQELADQLHQLGIKVAVETQGSKWQDWFRSVDVLTLSPKPPSSRMHTDWSVLDRIIEQMPSGTSNLKVVVFDDEDYRYAKTVHRRYPDIPFFLQAGNSDVQEEGNISDRLLKKLNWLMDKVIADPDMNDARTLPQLHALVWHNKRGK; translated from the coding sequence TTGAGTAAGATTCCCGTCATCGAAATATTCGGGCCGACCATTCAGGGGGAAGGTTCGGTAATTGGCGTAAAGACCATGTTCGTTCGCACTTACGGTTGCGATTACCGCTGCGCATGGTGCGACTCCGCCTTCACCTGGGACGGTTCGGCCAAAGACCAGGTGCGCATGCTGGAGGCTTCGGAGATTGTTTCGGAACTCGCGGCTCTTGCCGCGGGGAATTTCGAATGGGTCACGATATCGGGCGGCAATCCGGCCTTAATCGGGCAACCTATACAGGAGTTGGCGGATCAATTGCACCAACTCGGCATCAAGGTTGCGGTGGAGACGCAGGGAAGCAAATGGCAGGACTGGTTCAGGTCCGTGGATGTTCTTACGCTTAGCCCCAAGCCGCCAAGTTCGCGTATGCATACGGATTGGAGCGTGTTGGACCGCATCATCGAACAAATGCCTTCCGGTACGTCCAACCTCAAGGTTGTGGTGTTCGACGACGAGGACTACCGGTATGCCAAGACGGTTCACCGGAGGTACCCGGATATTCCGTTCTTTTTGCAGGCGGGGAACAGCGATGTTCAGGAAGAAGGGAATATTTCGGATCGATTGCTCAAGAAGCTGAATTGGCTCATGGATAAAGTGATTGCGGACCCCGACATGAATGATGCGCGGACGCTCCCTCAATTGCACGCTTTGGTCTGGCATAACAAGCGGGGGAAATAA